The window TATTTATAGATGTGGCTGTATACATCAGCCTCCTTTTGCACGTGCATACTTTAATATGGGAAAACTGGGAGGAAAAACAGCCGGTGGTGCCACTATGCTCCGTTCTCGATTTTTCGCGCTCGCTTTGGTTTTCTTTCCAGGAACGGCAGCGGACAAGGCGCCGATTATCCCGGTCAGCGCCGTCTTGAAGTTCAACATCGACATTCTCTGCCAGTACATCTGCACGCTGGTGCCTGTTCCCGTTCGCGACTTCACGAGCCCGCCGCAAATGATCATTATTCGCTCCTTCGACGTCAACAAGGTAAGCCTTTGAACTCGACTCAAAGAATCAAACGTgactccgtctctctcctgttcacTCGAAAAGCGAGTCCAGTCCTCGACGCACATGCGAGTCATGCGTGCACAGATGCACAtttataaatatatgtatatatgtatttttACGCATGCGTTTCTATACATTCGTGTGTGTATACATTGTATCTATGCACACTCATACGTAGGTTTTGATCGATGTAAACACCTATCTGTATCGATGCATCAGGGCATGCATCCACAAGTACCGGTGTATCATACACGCGTAGGTTTAAGTGCCATAAGGCCAGCGTACACGCGCAGCGTGACCACAGGGGGCCAGCGGGGGAGTGACAGGAAAAAACGTGTGCACTTCAAGTACTTCCACATGCTATGAACTCTCTTCCCACCACGAAGTTATGTCTAGCCTTCACAAGTCCACATCCGTATTCATGTACAGGCGACCTCGAAGCGCGCTCCAAATCATGCCTTCGTCTGACGTGTATTCTGTGTTTTGCAAACACGCGGAGCGTGTAGAGCCTTTTGTCCCTAGATGCGCACtcacatatatgcacacatctGTATAATTAGAGATTTTTATTTTTATATAAATGTGAATTCATGCGGCCGTTTTTAGCCCGGCGAAGAAGCTTCAAACCTCCAGGGTGGCGTTGCTGGAGGAAGCATCAGCCAGGGAGTGCTCAAGGTCGGAGACGACATCGAAGTGAGGCCCGGAATCATCAGCAAGGATTCAGCTGGTAACATTCAGTGCAGGTGAGCAACAACACAACAAGgacaggagaagcgagggcaaaggaggcagaaaaaggaaagagaggagaaagacaagcaaGGGAAAGGGAACACGAGGCAccaaagaagacgcgtccAGTTTGGTCTTGAGAGGTCGCTTCGCATGCGGAATCAGCTTGTCCAGCCGTGCCTCTGCTGTCTATGGTTGAACGCGGTAAATCGCCAGTTGGTCTCCGCTCTCGgtgcctgcatgcggatTGTATCTCTCCATCGCGGCTTTGACGTTCTTCCCTCTGATCTTTCGGCGTCATCGTTTGctcgtttcccctcttcgtTCACgttgcgtgcatgcgcgtgccCCATGGGCGTGACTTGTTTCCCTCgaacatgcatgcatgtgcgcatTCATGCACGCGGCGGAGTCAATGGGTGCGTCCGTCGCgaagtgtatgtacacagcGTGGACGGCggtgtttcgcgtttctgctcgcGCGTTCAGGCCCATTGTCTCGACCATTATGTCGATGTTTGCGGAAGAGAATCCGCTAAAGTACGCCGTGCCGGGCGGCCTGATTGGCGTCGGCACCAACATCGATCCGACCTTGACGAGAGCCGATCGTCTCGTCGGACAGGTTTTGGGCCACCCTGGAAACCTGCCAGATTGCTTCGGAGAAATGGAGGTGTCTTACTACCTGCTGCGCCGACTGCTCGGCGTTCGTAGCCAGGTAAggggaggcagcgaggcagcgggaaacgaaggggcgcgcgaacgagaagggggaagagacagaggaaaagagagagaagggaagaggtgacaggaagaaagagagaaggggagaggcgatGCGCCGGCGTGTCAGAGCTTCCTTTTTGTGTTgccaggaaggagacaagtCGACGAAGGTCTCCAAGCTGAAAAAGGGCGAATTCCTCATGGTGAACATCGCCAGCACGAGCGTCGGCGCGCGCGTTGCAGGCCTGAAACCCGAGATGGCGAAGTTGGAGTTGACTGGGCCTGTGTGCACGCGGGTAAGCAAGGAAAGTGAAAAAAGTCTGAGAAGGCATCCGCCCACGAAGGTGCCTCTCAACTTACTGCCTCAGCGGCCGGCACATCTcctacgcatgcatatatatatatatatatgtaaatagTTATTTACATATCGATACCATATACCTGCGTAGAGACACCAAttgatgtatatatatttgtgtttAGATTTGGAGATATTTTCATGGATGGTGTCTGGATAAGCATGTGCTGGTGAAGCGGAGTTTTCCCGAGTGTCTCGCGGCATGGAGCACAGCGGCTTGCGTGGTGGCTTTGTCTTTAAACAAATATACAAaaatatatagatataacatatataatatataaAATTGGCTTCCGGCTGTATAGACACTGGACCGGCATTGATCCCAGCCACTCGCGGGGGTTCCAGCAAGAAAGTGCCTTTTCTGGTGCGTCGTTGTTCTGTTTCGGATCCGTTAAGCTGTGCGTTGCGACTCTCCTGGGCCTTTCCGATCGCTGAGAAAATGTTGTACATGGCATGTTTTGTGTTTCCAGGTGGGAGACAAAATCGCCCTCAGCCGCCGCGTCGATAAGCACTGGCGTCTGATTGGGTGGGGCCAAATCCACAAGGGCAAGACTCTCCCTCTTTTGGAGTCGCTCTAATTGTCTTCTGTGGAGAGTTCGGAACCGAGACGCgacaaaaaaacagaagaggggggagaTCGCAGTGCGtcattttctctcttttctctctgcgaagcgaagaagtTCGAGCCCGCCAGGGACCAGCGGCGACAAATGgcagcgtcttcttttcgttcccgctcgggaagagacgcgaaacgtgGAGTCTCTTGAGTTTCCagtcttcttttttctcgtgcttTTCCTTGCCTCTCTAGCGTGTGTgagcgcctcttcttcgcaccatgtgcgtgtgttgctcctctcgcttcttctcgtcccccTCTTGTCTCCGTCAACCTTATCTTTgcgtgcgtttcctcttccctcgagGCACTGTAGCTGGTGGTGCAACTCTGATGCTCTGCCCCAAATCTGCTTTCGCTCGTCGACTGCGTGTGTTGCCTGGGTTTtctggtgtatgtacacctctcTGTGTGAAGGACTCGAGCATGCCGCTCGATTGCTGAAAAATTGCAAGGCACGAAAACGCGACTTTTGGCGCGTGGCCAATCCGAGTCGACCGCTCCGGTGCGAATGTCGAGAGAAACCAAGACGCAGTTGAGGCAACGAGGGCGACAAAGGAAAAACATGCGAGGCCAGAAGAAACCGCCGCTGGCGTGAAGAAAACCCTCGAAAAGAATATCCGAATAGATACCCTAAATCTAGCCAAATGCATCTCCCTAGCTGTCGGGAGCTCTATGCCTATCTGCCTCCCTTGTATCTGTCTCTGAACTTTTGTAtggctctgtctctctgtgcctctaTATCTTAACTGTGACCGCGTCCACGTCTACATAGAGGTATCCGTCTAGATAGATCCGAACACACAGGTGTATTTACGCTGTGAAACTTGTGGCTTTACACACGAGCTCTCTCTGACCAGATGGCGAGACAGGCATGCATTCCGTCGATGCTGCCTCTTACAAATACCGACTCGGTGCATGGATCCACGTAGCAGACGCGTGTTCtcgcaggaaagagaaaataGTTGCAGGCCTGGGGGCGCACACGTCGACAGACGTTTGGTGTTCCAGGCAAGCAGACCGTTTTGTCCGACACATGCAACCCCCGCGGTTCGTTCGCGCGAGGCACGCGGATTTTTTCCGTGAATCTTCTACGGAAAACACGTTTTCCGCAAAACACACTCTTGGTCTGCGAGTGTCGCAACCGGCGctgcggagagaacgcgTCCCTCCCCACGctcttctgtcctttctctctctctgtttctctctctcgctctgtctctcaagTTCTCTTTTTCAActtctctgtcgtttccGTCGGACCTCGACCAACACTTGGCGTCCACAcagagcgaagcgagaaaaaacagagaccCACAGACTCAACGGCACTTCCTTTTCTGACCTTCGCGATCGTCTCTCGATTCCTCaactgtttcttttttcttgcctttctcaGACACGCacacgagaggcgacagaggcacGATGCGTCCACCAGTTGAGTCACACGTTTTAAACTTTTGAAGAACACGTGACATCTGGATCTGAAAAAAAAGatctgtgtttcttctgcgcttgtttctgccttcctcgacgTTGCAGTCattgttttttcttccatTCTGTCTGCTAGCTGTGccaaaaaaggagaggggTCTTCCCTCACGCTGGCTGATTTCTTTTTCCACGTGCCGAGGCAGTGCCACGAGGGACGAGAATGAAGGCTCGTAAGTGAACGTTTGTAGCCTCCCACCTCTCGCTCTTCAAAAGATCCTTCCTTGCTTCTCCacttttcgctttctctcgagtTCTCAGAACGAACGCGAACTTGCAGTCCGAGCGCGCCTTCAGGAACTCGATCTGTCCCAAACACGGAGCCAGACAGATCAAGATGCCAGGTCGTTTAGAGAAGCATCACGCGCAtctatctgcatatatatacatatatacatgcatatctatacaAGTATATCATTCaaatacatgcacatatacacaaatatatcATTTAAATACATGCAgatgtatacacatatatccTTTAAatacatgcacatgtatacCCATATATCCTTTAAATACATGCAGACGTATACCCATATATCCTTTAAATACATGCAgatgtatacacatatatccTTTAAatacatgcacatgtacACTCATATATCCTTtaaatacatgcatatctatacacatatatcCTCTAAATACATGCAGATGTATACACCTATATCCTTTAAATACATGCAgatgtatacacatacatcCTTTAAATACATGCATTTGATCTGGGTTAAGGACAGAGTGCCTCCATTCATGAGCCCCCTCTAAAAATCAAGAATCATAGAAACGGAGGTGTATACAAATAaaatacaaatatacatagGCTACACGTATGTTTGTATATATGTCCAGGTGAGACGTATCCGGGTGTCAACTGAAAAACTCCGTATCTGTTACAGATTTACGTGTTGGAGTCGTGGAATGTTTTTTGAGAGAAAATTGCAGTCACGCGCCCGCTGGACTCTCTCTCGGGTGTTTTGGGATgtgtctcgtcgccgtcgagcGGCAGAATGACGCAGGGCGTGCGATATGAGGGAGTTTTTATGCTCGCTTCAGCTCGAactgtgtttcttttctttgttttgtccgctcttctgtctcttctttggcGTTTCGAGTCCTGTTTAAAAAGCTGgatttctcgctgtctcgccccgGTATACCCGCGTGCGACTCTTCACACACCCGacagcgtttttctctgggcCGCAATGATTCGGCATCTTTTTCCCGGGAGCAAGActcaggagagacagagggacagCGGCAGAGATAACGGAAAGGCAAAGACTCCATTTCTTTgtgtcgctcttttcccttcctcagGGATCTCGATTCGCCCCTGCGGGAGGCGGTCTTCCCCGCGGTTCGTCGTTGCTAAAACGCACGCTCCGTTGGCCGCTCTCCGGCCCTCGATTcccctttgttttcttcctctctcttctctttcttcctctttccccgctcttctttctcattTTCCTTTGTTGTCTTTCTcaccttctctgcctctctcatGAGACCCGTCCACAAACCGGTGTGCGAACCCTCGCTTGCTTGacgcgtctcccgtctctttaGAAGCCGCactccactctctctcctcctcttcttttccttcttttcttcttttcctctctccgtcgttctctctcgtctctcctccctctgcctccggGTGTCCCGGTTccccgcgcgcgagaggctgcTCAGCCCGGCTCTGAGAGAATTTcgcgtgtttcttcttcggatctgtctctcctcgctttcgcgcgTGCACATCtagagagggcgaggcggcgaaaatGGGGGAGGCGGAGCCCGCAAACGgtggaggaaaagacggTCAGCTGTCCGAACTCGAGAACCGCAGGCCTTCCGAACAGAGTCCACGGTCTCAGAAAAACGTCAGCCCGTCAGAGGATGACGATTTACTCTCAGAGGAATATGTCTTCGATGACGAGAGCGACATCGGCGTCGACGTCGTCTCTGCAGAGGTCCAGTCGATCGAACAAAGAAAAGTAAGACTCATCCACTCTCCCCAACCCCCTCTCGTCTTGTGCCTCGTGTATcacctttctctgtctcccgccaTGTGTTTTTCCGTCGCAGGGTTCTCAAGTTCTCTTCCGAGCTCTCACGCCTGAGGAGCTGCGcttgcgcatgcacgagATTCTCCAGGAATCCACCGAGCTCCTTGGTGTCGACGAAGAGGTTGCTTCGTAAGTCTCCCCTCgagctcctgtctcccccttcccGTTCTGGCTTGGCCGTTTGTACTGGTTTCTTGAGTTCCTCCTCTCGTGCGTCTgtgtcgttctcttctttaccttcgcttcttctctttctccctctcattcttctctctgtcgctcttcgcattctttctctcctcgttcttttccctcctcgttcctttccctcctcgttcctttccctcgtcgttcctttccctcctcgttcctttccctcttctttcctgtccgtcttttccgccttcttcctctcgctcttcgtctctttctctgtcctctttcttcctctgttctgctgtctctgtcgcccttcttttctttctctctctcctgtcgcgtCCACTTCCCGCGATATCCTCCCCTCCCgagcttttctccctctctctttctttctctctctctgcgtcagGCTCCTGCTGAGAACGTACCGATGGCACGCCGACGACCTCATTCAAGAGTGGTACTCCGATCGCGGGGCCGTCTTGAAAAAGGTAATCGAAGCTTCCCAAATCTCTCGCAGAATCAGCACGAAACAAAACGCAGATCTTATTTTCATTCCGTCTCCATCCAACGCTTCTTACCTTTACACCTGCCGATTTACGTAGTCTTCAGAAAGACCGCGCCCTTGGCCTTCTACGTGCACCTTTAAACCTTCCAACAAACAgaatgaatatatatatatatatatatatatatatttatatttatatctatatatgtggatattCATACTAGCTcaatgcatgcaaatgtatAGATATTTATTTACTATAATAGTCCTTACACCCGCATAGACACACGTGAAATCTAATCGAGGGTGAAGGCATGCGGTTCAACCTCACTGTCACTTCTCAACCCCCCGGCGCGTTTTCATGTTGGACAGGACGTGGCGCTTTggggttttctttcctggtCCCGTCCTCGCCCAGCGTTCCTTGCCTGttcactttctctcgctcacTTCCTATCACGCCCTCAccgtgtttcttttcccaAACTGATGCGTTTtatccttttttctcttccagtcGCGCCTACCTCCCCCACAGGACACAGATGACGGGGActgctctccttcctcttcttcttcctctccctcctcttcctcctcttcctccttttcttcctcctcgtcttcctcttcttcttccgaaATGTTTGAGTGCCCAATCACGACGTTGGTGGTCCCCTTTAGCGAAACTTCGGCGCTCCCTTGCGGCCATCGCTTTGCAAATGAGTAAGAAGAGCTTGTtgatctcttctctctctcgtctctcttctttctcgtctctctcgtcttcctcttccttctctctacTTTGCCGTAGTTGTCTCCTTGTTtaaaaaaaaggggaaggagcCCGCAgctgggggggggggcgttCGAGTTTCGCCCGCCGTTGTGCAGTGAGATGCGGTGGCCTCTTCTCCATAGAAACGATAAACGGCGAAAGAGGAACGATTTcgaaggacagagacgaTGCATTCGCACGCTACGTCGATTCGCTGCCTTATGACAGGACACACTCGCGGGATTGGGGAAGCGTTCTGACCTGCTTCGTCTGTTGTTTTCTTCGAGACAGCAGAACTCCGATCGACACTACAGGAAATAAAAAGAACGAAGGTCGTTCGAACTGGGGGAAAGGTCGCCTTTGGAACTTCGCGGATGCTGAGACTGAGTGTCTATctgtgcgcatgcgtttcctgCTTCAGGTGCTGGAGGATGTACCTGGAAGCGGCGATCTTAGAAGGACCGGAGAGTGCCGTTGATAAACGGTGAGTCTCTGGATTTTCATGTTCCTTGTGTTCTTTGCTCCTCCACACAGCCTTCTCCCGGCATGGTCTACGTTTTTCGTCGCGTGTCTCGATACATCTTCGCATGGTCCATATCAACTCCGATACATCTATACTATGCACGTATGCTACACATCTAAAAACCACGTGCATCTATActgtacacatatatggCTACATGTGTATTATCTACCACTGGTTTCGTCGGTCTATCCGTTTCTAAATGGAGATATGTATCTCTAATTCTCTGTCTCAATCTTCCACagctctgcctcgctctgttTGTCTTTGTGACTCTTTTCTCTAGCTCCGCCACTTTTAGATTTGGGTGTCTTCGCCTGGAATGGCGAGCTGTGTGAAGCGCCCTTTTTGATCGGGTGTCTCGTTCGCTCGCACGTGTGGTCTCAGGTGTCCGCTGTACAAGTGTGGCGAGGTCGTGCGCGATGCGTTTTGGCGGCGTTTTTTGTCGCCGCAAAGTTTCGAGCGCTTCCAAGATTTCCAGATCCGCCTCCTGGTGGAAAGACACCCGGCGTTGAGTTGGTGTCCGGCGCCTGGGTGCTCCATGGCCGTCGAACTTCTTCGCGAGCACACCGTGGGCGTCGCTTCcccgctcctgtctcctccgacCTCGTCTTTTTGCGAACGCACGGACAACCCAGACATCTGCGatgctgcagccgctgcagcccGAAACATCCAATCCAACGCCttgtcgtctccttcctctccttcctcttcttctttctcttcgtcttcctttgcGTTCTGTAGCTCCGGCGGGCGTCTTCAAGGCGGCGACGTGTGCTGTTCGTGCGGCACGCGGTTCTGCCTGTACTGCAGCGAGGAACCGCACCGTCCAGTGCCGTGCAACATCATCAAGAGCTGGAATTTGAAAAACCAGAGCGAAGCAGATAACATGACGTGGATCCTCGTCCACACGAAAAACTGTCCAAAGTGCAAGCAGCCGATCGAGAAGAACCagggatgcatgcacatgacTTGCCGCTGCGGCTTCGAGTTCTGCTGGCTCTGCCTCGGCGACTGGAAAAAACACCAAACCAGCAACTTCTACAGATGCAACGTCTACGAACAAAGACCGCCCGACcccagcgaagaaaaacgcaaaaAGGCCAAAGAATCGCTCGAAAGATATGCCCACTTCTTCGAAAGGTATCTAACCCTAAAACCCACACACAGTcaacctatatatatatatatatatatatatatatatatgtacatttattatatagatacatgcatatatgtcgatagatacacatacaggtatacataaacatatatgtgtatccATTCATATATAAATAGATGATTGCAGATGCACGAATGGATCTCTATGTAgatgtgtgtctctttttaATTTAAAAGCACGtacatgcgcatatatacatatatatacgtatatacatatatatatatatatatatatacatatatacatgtatttatatatgtatgagTCGTTGTCTGTGTGGATGCGTGTGAACCGTTCGCGGTTTTTAGGTATAGGGCCCACTCGCACGGCCAGCGGGTGGCGGCGGAGAAGCAGATGGCGCAAGTGAACAAGCAGATGCGGATTTTGTTGCAGCGGAGTTTGCGGGATATTTCCGAAGTGGAGTTTCTCGAGGAAGCTGTGAAGCAAATCATCGAG is drawn from Neospora caninum Liverpool complete genome, chromosome X and contains these coding sequences:
- a CDS encoding GH18750, related, whose product is MANATTDHLRPQDLETLDISKLTPLSPDVISRQATINFGTIGHVAHGKSTIVRAVSGVQTVRFKHEKERNITIKLGYANAKIYKCSNPECPEPECYKSYGSSKEDDPPCPRPGCGHKMNLLRHVSFVDCPGHDILMATMLNGAAVMDAALLLIAGNEPCPQPQTSEHLAAVEIMRLQHIIILQNKVELIKESQAQQQQEEIRAFVAGTAADKAPIIPVSAVLKFNIDILCQYICTLVPVPVRDFTSPPQMIIIRSFDVNKPGEEASNLQGGVAGGSISQGVLKVGDDIEVRPGIISKDSAGNIQCRPIVSTIMSMFAEENPLKYAVPGGLIGVGTNIDPTLTRADRLVGQVLGHPGNLPDCFGEMEVSYYLLRRLLGVRSQEGDKSTKVSKLKKGEFLMVNIASTSVGARVAGLKPEMAKLELTGPVCTRVGDKIALSRRVDKHWRLIGWGQIHKGKTLPLLESL